One genomic segment of Ricinus communis isolate WT05 ecotype wild-type chromosome 5, ASM1957865v1, whole genome shotgun sequence includes these proteins:
- the LOC8284026 gene encoding uncharacterized protein LOC8284026 isoform X1, protein MPSLKMKTKLSMGTLREKGCLSVCQKSSMISKKSGPHVTVSRDITEFDGCFQNCEVGYVPTSMEIYTPDIEGDEAIDQIEFPIEGNSQFQKQSLVFVDSGAMERLESTVTCTSKLETIFSPALEPVGIHSLPNIGADTGVTCLVVEHIVSNYSRERREKGSNNDANVPGADDSDDNRSSCDYQTCNISDFFISDMIVAGLPFDGNVVNDDIIENNPFPDYKCAESSMLFDVAEECMMLPFLEDTAEMNNSNDMKSCEEGMIEPDNTSLYLAINQIRSCNHESDLNTDPDQAEEFDPQFFIKNLPELSDVESNYHPSVPPKESLMKKSVTLVLDLDETLVHSTLEHCDDADFTFTVFFNLKEHTVYVKRRPHLHTFLERVAELFEVVIFTASQSIYAAQLLDILDPEKKLISRRVYRESCIFTDGSYTKDLTVLGVDLAKVAIIDNSPQVFSLQVNNGIPIKSWFSDPSDCALISLLPFLETLVDADDVRPIIAKRFADNFVGSSF, encoded by the exons ATGCCATCATTAAAAATGAAGACCAAACTAAGCATGGGTACTTTAAGAGAAAAAGGTTGTCTGAGTGTCTGCCAAAAGTCTAGCATGATATCTAAAAAATCAGGTCCTCATGTCACAGTATCTCGAGATATAACAGAATTTGACGGGTGCTTCCAGAATTGCGAGGTTGGCTATG TTCCAACAAGTATGGAAATTTACACCCCAGATATTGAAGGTGATGAGGCTATTGATCAGATAGAATTTCCAATTGAAGGAAATTCTCAGTTTCAGAAGCAGTCATTGGTTTTTGTAGATTCTGGCGCTATGGAGAGATTG GAATCAACTGTTACCTGCACATCAAAATTGGAGACAATTTTTTCCCCTGCTTTGGAGCCTGTTGGAATTCACAGCTTACCAAATATCGGTGCTGATACAGGTGTGACTTGTTTAGTGGTTGAACACATAGTATCTAACTACTCAAGAGAGAGACGAGAGAAAG GCAGCAACAATGATGCTAATGTGCCAGGAGCTGATGACAGTGACGATAACAGAAGCTCATGTGATTATCAAACATGCAACATTTCagatttctttatttctgACATGATTGTTGCTGGCTTACCCTTTGATGGGAATGTAGTCAATGATGATATAATTGAGAACAATCCTTTTCCTGATTATAAATGTGCCGAGTCAAGTATGTTGTTTGACGTAGCTGAGGAATGCATGATGCTACCTTTTCTTGAGGACACTGCGGAAATGAACAATTCCAATGACATGAAATCATGTGAAGAAGGCATGATAGAGCCTGATAATACTAGCTTGTACCTTgcaattaatcaaataaggTCGTGCAACCATGAATCTGATCTTAACACTGACCCAGATCAAGCAGAAGAATTTGATCCTCAGTTCTTCATCAAAAATTTACCTGAACTATCTGATGTGGAGTCAAATTATCATCCTTCTGTGCCTCCAAAAGAATCTTTGATGAAGAAGTCTGTAACCTTAGTACTTGATTTGGATG AAACTTTAGTACACTCTACATTGGAACATTGTGATGATGCGGACTTCACCTTTACTGTGTTTTTTAACCTGAAAGAGCACACTGTATACGTAAAACGGAGGCCTCATCTGCACACATTCTtggagagagttgcagagtTGTTTGAAGTTGTTATCTTTACAGCTAGCCAGAGCATCTATGCAGCACAGCTATTGGACATATTGGATCCAGAGAAAAAGCTTATATCTCGCCGTGTTTACCGCGAGTCCTGCATTTTCACTGATGGAAGTTACACAAAAGATTTGACAGTTTTAGGTGTCGATCTTGCAAAAGTTGCCATTATTGATAATTCTCCACAG GTTTTCAGCTTGCAAGTAAATAATGGGATTCCTATTAAGAGTTGGTTTAGTGATCCATCAGATTGTGCACTAATCTCGTTACTTCCCTTCTTAGAGACCCTGGTTGATGCTGATGATGTCCGTCCTATCATTGCAAAGAGATTCG CTGACAACTTCGTGGGGAgctctttctaa
- the LOC8284026 gene encoding uncharacterized protein LOC8284026 isoform X3: protein MPSLKMKTKLSMGTLREKGCLSVCQKSSMISKKSGPHVTVSRDITEFDGCFQNCEVGYVPTSMEIYTPDIEGDEAIDQIEFPIEGNSQFQKQSLVFVDSGAMERLESTVTCTSKLETIFSPALEPVGIHSLPNIGADTGSNNDANVPGADDSDDNRSSCDYQTCNISDFFISDMIVAGLPFDGNVVNDDIIENNPFPDYKCAESSMLFDVAEECMMLPFLEDTAEMNNSNDMKSCEEGMIEPDNTSLYLAINQIRSCNHESDLNTDPDQAEEFDPQFFIKNLPELSDVESNYHPSVPPKESLMKKSVTLVLDLDETLVHSTLEHCDDADFTFTVFFNLKEHTVYVKRRPHLHTFLERVAELFEVVIFTASQSIYAAQLLDILDPEKKLISRRVYRESCIFTDGSYTKDLTVLGVDLAKVAIIDNSPQVFSLQVNNGIPIKSWFSDPSDCALISLLPFLETLVDADDVRPIIAKRFADNFVGSSF from the exons ATGCCATCATTAAAAATGAAGACCAAACTAAGCATGGGTACTTTAAGAGAAAAAGGTTGTCTGAGTGTCTGCCAAAAGTCTAGCATGATATCTAAAAAATCAGGTCCTCATGTCACAGTATCTCGAGATATAACAGAATTTGACGGGTGCTTCCAGAATTGCGAGGTTGGCTATG TTCCAACAAGTATGGAAATTTACACCCCAGATATTGAAGGTGATGAGGCTATTGATCAGATAGAATTTCCAATTGAAGGAAATTCTCAGTTTCAGAAGCAGTCATTGGTTTTTGTAGATTCTGGCGCTATGGAGAGATTG GAATCAACTGTTACCTGCACATCAAAATTGGAGACAATTTTTTCCCCTGCTTTGGAGCCTGTTGGAATTCACAGCTTACCAAATATCGGTGCTGATACAG GCAGCAACAATGATGCTAATGTGCCAGGAGCTGATGACAGTGACGATAACAGAAGCTCATGTGATTATCAAACATGCAACATTTCagatttctttatttctgACATGATTGTTGCTGGCTTACCCTTTGATGGGAATGTAGTCAATGATGATATAATTGAGAACAATCCTTTTCCTGATTATAAATGTGCCGAGTCAAGTATGTTGTTTGACGTAGCTGAGGAATGCATGATGCTACCTTTTCTTGAGGACACTGCGGAAATGAACAATTCCAATGACATGAAATCATGTGAAGAAGGCATGATAGAGCCTGATAATACTAGCTTGTACCTTgcaattaatcaaataaggTCGTGCAACCATGAATCTGATCTTAACACTGACCCAGATCAAGCAGAAGAATTTGATCCTCAGTTCTTCATCAAAAATTTACCTGAACTATCTGATGTGGAGTCAAATTATCATCCTTCTGTGCCTCCAAAAGAATCTTTGATGAAGAAGTCTGTAACCTTAGTACTTGATTTGGATG AAACTTTAGTACACTCTACATTGGAACATTGTGATGATGCGGACTTCACCTTTACTGTGTTTTTTAACCTGAAAGAGCACACTGTATACGTAAAACGGAGGCCTCATCTGCACACATTCTtggagagagttgcagagtTGTTTGAAGTTGTTATCTTTACAGCTAGCCAGAGCATCTATGCAGCACAGCTATTGGACATATTGGATCCAGAGAAAAAGCTTATATCTCGCCGTGTTTACCGCGAGTCCTGCATTTTCACTGATGGAAGTTACACAAAAGATTTGACAGTTTTAGGTGTCGATCTTGCAAAAGTTGCCATTATTGATAATTCTCCACAG GTTTTCAGCTTGCAAGTAAATAATGGGATTCCTATTAAGAGTTGGTTTAGTGATCCATCAGATTGTGCACTAATCTCGTTACTTCCCTTCTTAGAGACCCTGGTTGATGCTGATGATGTCCGTCCTATCATTGCAAAGAGATTCG CTGACAACTTCGTGGGGAgctctttctaa
- the LOC8284026 gene encoding uncharacterized protein LOC8284026 isoform X4 yields MPSLKMKTKLSMGTLREKGCLSVCQKSSMISKKSGPHVTVSRDITEFDGCFQNCEVGYVPTSMEIYTPDIEGDEAIDQIEFPIEGNSQFQKQSLVFVDSGAMERLESTVTCTSKLETIFSPALEPVGIHSLPNIGADTGSNNDANVPGADDSDDNRSSCDYQTCNISDFFISDMIVAGLPFDGNVVNDDIIENNPFPDYKCAESSMLFDVAEECMMLPFLEDTAEMNNSNDMKSCEEGMIEPDNTSLYLAINQIRSCNHESDLNTDPDQAEEFDPQFFIKNLPELSDVESNYHPSVPPKESLMKKSVTLVLDLDETLVHSTLEHCDDADFTFTVFFNLKEHTVYVKRRPHLHTFLERVAELFEVVIFTASQSIYAAQLLDILDPEKKLISRRVYRESCIFTDGSYTKDLTVLGVDLAKVAIIDNSPQVFSLQVNNGIPIKSWFSDPSDCALISLLPFLETLVDADDVRPIIAKRFGQVRDIL; encoded by the exons ATGCCATCATTAAAAATGAAGACCAAACTAAGCATGGGTACTTTAAGAGAAAAAGGTTGTCTGAGTGTCTGCCAAAAGTCTAGCATGATATCTAAAAAATCAGGTCCTCATGTCACAGTATCTCGAGATATAACAGAATTTGACGGGTGCTTCCAGAATTGCGAGGTTGGCTATG TTCCAACAAGTATGGAAATTTACACCCCAGATATTGAAGGTGATGAGGCTATTGATCAGATAGAATTTCCAATTGAAGGAAATTCTCAGTTTCAGAAGCAGTCATTGGTTTTTGTAGATTCTGGCGCTATGGAGAGATTG GAATCAACTGTTACCTGCACATCAAAATTGGAGACAATTTTTTCCCCTGCTTTGGAGCCTGTTGGAATTCACAGCTTACCAAATATCGGTGCTGATACAG GCAGCAACAATGATGCTAATGTGCCAGGAGCTGATGACAGTGACGATAACAGAAGCTCATGTGATTATCAAACATGCAACATTTCagatttctttatttctgACATGATTGTTGCTGGCTTACCCTTTGATGGGAATGTAGTCAATGATGATATAATTGAGAACAATCCTTTTCCTGATTATAAATGTGCCGAGTCAAGTATGTTGTTTGACGTAGCTGAGGAATGCATGATGCTACCTTTTCTTGAGGACACTGCGGAAATGAACAATTCCAATGACATGAAATCATGTGAAGAAGGCATGATAGAGCCTGATAATACTAGCTTGTACCTTgcaattaatcaaataaggTCGTGCAACCATGAATCTGATCTTAACACTGACCCAGATCAAGCAGAAGAATTTGATCCTCAGTTCTTCATCAAAAATTTACCTGAACTATCTGATGTGGAGTCAAATTATCATCCTTCTGTGCCTCCAAAAGAATCTTTGATGAAGAAGTCTGTAACCTTAGTACTTGATTTGGATG AAACTTTAGTACACTCTACATTGGAACATTGTGATGATGCGGACTTCACCTTTACTGTGTTTTTTAACCTGAAAGAGCACACTGTATACGTAAAACGGAGGCCTCATCTGCACACATTCTtggagagagttgcagagtTGTTTGAAGTTGTTATCTTTACAGCTAGCCAGAGCATCTATGCAGCACAGCTATTGGACATATTGGATCCAGAGAAAAAGCTTATATCTCGCCGTGTTTACCGCGAGTCCTGCATTTTCACTGATGGAAGTTACACAAAAGATTTGACAGTTTTAGGTGTCGATCTTGCAAAAGTTGCCATTATTGATAATTCTCCACAG GTTTTCAGCTTGCAAGTAAATAATGGGATTCCTATTAAGAGTTGGTTTAGTGATCCATCAGATTGTGCACTAATCTCGTTACTTCCCTTCTTAGAGACCCTGGTTGATGCTGATGATGTCCGTCCTATCATTGCAAAGAGATTCG
- the LOC8284026 gene encoding uncharacterized protein LOC8284026 isoform X2, translated as MPSLKMKTKLSMGTLREKGCLSVCQKSSMISKKSGPHVTVSRDITEFDGCFQNCEVGYVPTSMEIYTPDIEGDEAIDQIEFPIEGNSQFQKQSLVFVDSGAMERLESTVTCTSKLETIFSPALEPVGIHSLPNIGADTGVTCLVVEHIVSNYSRERREKGSNNDANVPGADDSDDNRSSCDYQTCNISDFFISDMIVAGLPFDGNVVNDDIIENNPFPDYKCAESSMLFDVAEECMMLPFLEDTAEMNNSNDMKSCEEGMIEPDNTSLYLAINQIRSCNHESDLNTDPDQAEEFDPQFFIKNLPELSDVESNYHPSVPPKESLMKKSVTLVLDLDETLVHSTLEHCDDADFTFTVFFNLKEHTVYVKRRPHLHTFLERVAELFEVVIFTASQSIYAAQLLDILDPEKKLISRRVYRESCIFTDGSYTKDLTVLGVDLAKVAIIDNSPQVFSLQVNNGIPIKSWFSDPSDCALISLLPFLETLVDADDVRPIIAKRFGQVRDIL; from the exons ATGCCATCATTAAAAATGAAGACCAAACTAAGCATGGGTACTTTAAGAGAAAAAGGTTGTCTGAGTGTCTGCCAAAAGTCTAGCATGATATCTAAAAAATCAGGTCCTCATGTCACAGTATCTCGAGATATAACAGAATTTGACGGGTGCTTCCAGAATTGCGAGGTTGGCTATG TTCCAACAAGTATGGAAATTTACACCCCAGATATTGAAGGTGATGAGGCTATTGATCAGATAGAATTTCCAATTGAAGGAAATTCTCAGTTTCAGAAGCAGTCATTGGTTTTTGTAGATTCTGGCGCTATGGAGAGATTG GAATCAACTGTTACCTGCACATCAAAATTGGAGACAATTTTTTCCCCTGCTTTGGAGCCTGTTGGAATTCACAGCTTACCAAATATCGGTGCTGATACAGGTGTGACTTGTTTAGTGGTTGAACACATAGTATCTAACTACTCAAGAGAGAGACGAGAGAAAG GCAGCAACAATGATGCTAATGTGCCAGGAGCTGATGACAGTGACGATAACAGAAGCTCATGTGATTATCAAACATGCAACATTTCagatttctttatttctgACATGATTGTTGCTGGCTTACCCTTTGATGGGAATGTAGTCAATGATGATATAATTGAGAACAATCCTTTTCCTGATTATAAATGTGCCGAGTCAAGTATGTTGTTTGACGTAGCTGAGGAATGCATGATGCTACCTTTTCTTGAGGACACTGCGGAAATGAACAATTCCAATGACATGAAATCATGTGAAGAAGGCATGATAGAGCCTGATAATACTAGCTTGTACCTTgcaattaatcaaataaggTCGTGCAACCATGAATCTGATCTTAACACTGACCCAGATCAAGCAGAAGAATTTGATCCTCAGTTCTTCATCAAAAATTTACCTGAACTATCTGATGTGGAGTCAAATTATCATCCTTCTGTGCCTCCAAAAGAATCTTTGATGAAGAAGTCTGTAACCTTAGTACTTGATTTGGATG AAACTTTAGTACACTCTACATTGGAACATTGTGATGATGCGGACTTCACCTTTACTGTGTTTTTTAACCTGAAAGAGCACACTGTATACGTAAAACGGAGGCCTCATCTGCACACATTCTtggagagagttgcagagtTGTTTGAAGTTGTTATCTTTACAGCTAGCCAGAGCATCTATGCAGCACAGCTATTGGACATATTGGATCCAGAGAAAAAGCTTATATCTCGCCGTGTTTACCGCGAGTCCTGCATTTTCACTGATGGAAGTTACACAAAAGATTTGACAGTTTTAGGTGTCGATCTTGCAAAAGTTGCCATTATTGATAATTCTCCACAG GTTTTCAGCTTGCAAGTAAATAATGGGATTCCTATTAAGAGTTGGTTTAGTGATCCATCAGATTGTGCACTAATCTCGTTACTTCCCTTCTTAGAGACCCTGGTTGATGCTGATGATGTCCGTCCTATCATTGCAAAGAGATTCG